Proteins co-encoded in one Mastacembelus armatus chromosome 24, fMasArm1.2, whole genome shotgun sequence genomic window:
- the ccdc167 gene encoding coiled-coil domain-containing protein 167: MPKLKEKRREKISVATEIDRVEERRARCQDNLERAEFRGRKEKLSEKERQELEDEMAIINERVQKLDKELETLRGENRKNMLLSVALFAISALLYYFFFYNEEDS, translated from the exons ATGCctaaattaaaagagaaaagacgAGAGAAAATCAGCGTCGCCACTGAG ATCGACCGTGTGGAGGAGCGGCGGGCGCGTTGCCAGGACAACCTGGAGAGGGCTGAGTTCAGGGGCAGGAAGGAGAAGCTGTCTGAAAAGGAGAG GCAGGAACTAGAAGATGAAATGGCAATCATTAACGAGAGGGTACAAAAACTAG aCAAGGAGCTGGAGACCTTAAGAGGAGAGAATCGAAAGAACATGCTGCTATCAGTCGCCCTGTTTGCTATCAGTGCTCTATTGTACTATTTCTTTTTCTACAATGAAGAGGACTCTTGA
- the kif25 gene encoding kinesin-like protein KIF25, with protein MPVFINRDQIFAHQVHLLEHKLRNKEERLLELETENAIIHLRLAECLGKLRRDHEEETKTLNHCQHQRNAQKITRSALAKLLSEVQAVKHDLSEVFAVYVRFASELEEQRKELLEKVEKASSSINGHDGDEVQNLKGRIAALECSLEEEKEKCRAERQRRKELHNRLVELRGNIRVHCRVRPVLPFDHVQSSTSGSGPASSEEVVYAISDDMVMVNLQKTGMPVQNKMFEFERVHGPEDSQDTVFEDIKPLLTSLLDGYNVCIMAYGQTGSGKTYTMMGSQLPGEHSCTQQETQQGIIPKATAELFRLISEEPAESHTVEVSVMEVYNNEVFDLLARDEQGNTISQRRDVITTSSGTSQVTSLTYEPVSSTSEVMQIISRVLKLRAHSPTLVHTDSSRSHLIVTLTISSKSPSALAVARRLQGAKRGMQHSSQKEWWSPRCRRANPAAGHSSDEIFASPASSPCPSPFQSPCPSPRHSISQTPFRTKLQLVDLAGSECVGMSGVSGAALWEVSCINRSLSALSDVLGALAEQRPHVPYRNSKVTHLLQDAIGGDAKLLVMLCVSPTQRFITESLQSLGFGTRARQVQKELPRRKNYTLKVK; from the exons ATGCCCGTTTTTATTAACCGGGACCAAATATTTGCACATCAGGTACATCTACTGGAACACAAACTGAGG AATAAAGAAGAACGACTGCTGGAGCTGGAGACAGAGAATGCTATTATTCATTTAAGACTTGCTGAG TGTCTGGGGAAACTGCGTCGGGACCATGAAGAGGAGACCAAGACCCTGAACCATTGTCAGCACCAGAGGAATGCCCAGAAGATAACCCGGTCTGCTCTCGCCAAACTCCTCTCTGAGGTCCAG GCTGTGAAGCATGACCTGAGTGAGGTGTTTGCAGTGTATGTGAGGTTTGCCTCTGAActggaggagcagagaaagGAGCTACTTGAGAAAGTAGAGAAGGCCAGCTCTTCCATTAATGGTCACGATGGGGATGAGGTTCAGA ATTTGAAGGGTCGTATTGCTGCTCTGGAGTGCTCgctggaagaggagaaggaaaagtgcAGGGCAGAGAGGCAAAGGAGGAAAGAACTACATAACAGACTGGTG GAGTTGAGAGGGAACATCAGGGTTCACTGCAGAGTGCGTCCGGTTCTACCTTTTGACCACGTCCAGTCCTCCACATCTGGGTCAGG ACCTGCATCATCAGAGGAAGTGGTCTACGCAATCAGTGAT gACATGGTGATGgtgaatttacagaaaacagGGATGCCTGTGCAAAACAAGATGTTTGAGTTTGAAAG GGTGCACGGACCAGAGGATTCCCAGGACACTGTGTTTGAGGACATCAAGCCACTGCTCACATCTCTGCTGGATGG CTATAATGTGTGTATCATGGCATATGGACAGACAGGCAGTGGGAAGACGTACACCATGATGGGATCCCAGCTGCCGGGGGAGCACTCATGCACACAGCAGGAGACACAGCAGGGTATTATCCCCAAGGCTACTGCTGAGCTGTTTcg actgaTCTCTGAGGAGCCTGCAGAGAGCCACACTGTGGAAGTGTCAGTGATGGAGGTATACAACAATGAAGTGTTTGACCTACTGGCCAGAGATGAGCAGGGGAACACTATCAGCCAGCGCAGGGATGTCATCACCACTTCCTCTGGTACCAGCCAAGTCACATCCCTCACATATGA GCCTGTGTCCAGCACCTCTGAAGTGATGCAGATCATCAGCAGAGTTCTGAAGCTCAGGGCTCACAGCCCCACTCTCGTCCACACCGACTCTTCACGCTCTCATCTCATTGTAACTCTCACCATTTCCTCAAAGAGCCCCAGTGCACTGGCTGTGG CCCGCAGGCTACAGGGTGCCAAGAGGGGCATGCAGCACTCCTCCCAGAAAGAGTGGTGGAGTCCACGTTGTCGTCGTGCCAACCCTGCAGCCGGCCACTCATCTGACGAAATCTTTGCAAGTCCTGCCTCCTCTCCTTGCCCTTCCCCTTTCCAATCTCCCTGTCCTTCCCCCAGACACAGCATCTCACAGACTCCGTTCAGGACCAAGCTACAGCTGGTGGACTTGGCAGGGAGTGAGTGTGTTG GTATGTCTGGAGTTTCGGGTGCTGCTCTGTGGGAGGTGTCCTGTATAAACCGTAGCCTTTCTGCTTTATCTGATGTCCTGGGAGCGCTGGCTGAGCAGAGACCACATGTGCCCTATAGAAACAGCAAAGTCACTCATCTACTGCAGGATGCCATAG GTGGTGATGCCAAGCTGCTGGTGATGCTGTGCGTTTCTCCCACACAACGTTTCATCACTGAATCTCTGCAGTCACTGGGATTCGGTACTCGGGCACGTCAGGTACAGAAGGAGCTACCACGAAGGAAGAATTACACCCTCAAAGTTAAgtga
- the gpr6 gene encoding G-protein coupled receptor 6 has product MNESLVVNDSSATPVTGEALTWLEAESPEHNGSLEFSTAPLDFPVNPWDIMLCMSGTVIACENAIVVAIIFYTPTLRTPMFVLIGSLATADLLAGMGLILNFVFQYVISSETISLITVGFLVASFTASISSLLAITVDRYFSLYNALTYFSEKTLQYVHLMLLGTWGVSLFLGLLPVLGWNCLDEPASCSIVRPLTRSNVTLLATSFFAIFVVMLTLYFKICKIVCRHAHQIALQQHFFATSHYVATKKGVSTLAIILGTFGASWLPFAIYCLVGEKEYPSVYTYATLLPATYNSMINPIIYAYRNAEIQRSIYMLLCGCFQTNGAYRSRSPSEV; this is encoded by the coding sequence ATGAATGAGTCGCTGGTGGTAAATGACTCTTCTGCGACTCCTGTGACTGGAGAAGCTCTCACATGGCTGGAGGCTGAGTCTCCAGAGCACAACGGCAGCCTGGAGTTCTCCACCGCCCCGTTAGATTTCCCTGTCAACCCGTGGGACATTATGCTCTGCATGTCTGGCACTGTCATTGCGTGTGAAAATGCCATAGTGGTAGCAATCATCTTCTACACACCGACTCTAAGGACTCCCATGTTTGTGCTGATCGGGAGCCTGGCCACAGCGGACCTGCTGGCTGGCATGGGATTAATCCTGAACTTTGTGTTTCAGTATGTGATCTCCTCTGAGACTATCAGCCTCATCACTGTAGGATTCCTGGTGGCCTCCTTCACTGCCTCCATCAGCAGCCTCTTGGCTATAACAGTTGACCGTTACTTCTCACTCTACAATGCCCTGACTTACTTCTCAGAGAAGACACTGCAGTACGTACACCTGATGTTACTGGGGACCTGGGGGGTGTCTCTGTTTCTGGGTTTGCTGCCGGTACTTGGCTGGAACTGTCTAGACGAGCCGGCCTCCTGCAGCATCGTCCGCCCTCTGACCCGGAGCAATGTCACGCTCCTTGCCACCTCCTTCTTTGCCATCTTCGTTGTGATGCTCACCCTCTACTTCAAGATCTGTAAGATTGTGTGCCGCCACGCCCACCAGATTGCCCTCCAGCAGCATTTTTTTGCCACCTCGCATTATGTTGCCACTAAAAAGGGGGTCTCCACTCTTGCCATCATCTTGGGGACATTTGGCGCCAGCTGGCTGCCCTTTGCCATATATTGCCTTGTGGGCGAGAAGGAATATCCATCAGTGTACACATATGCTACACTGCTGCCAGCCACCTACAACTCCATGATCAACCCCATCATCTACGCCTATAGAAATGCAGAGATCCAGCGCTCCATCTACATGCttctctgtggctgctttcaGACCAATGGGGCCTACCGCTCCAGATCACCTAGTGAAGTCTAA